The proteins below come from a single Carnobacterium divergens DSM 20623 genomic window:
- a CDS encoding PTS transporter subunit EIIC, with the protein MKKESLAKRYGIALSYIAVSVVSLLIFWALSLTGVGAFVGIFNAYKLIFPLVVSISVATGIGFDHSGASALAGAVGYLVFGSSFSVLVDPKTAFLVTSPIKLFGSVGSDQLFFILCGLFMGIVAGVLYNKFYNIKMPEWLAFFGGRRFVPIVTSVVALFIGSFIANVVIPHL; encoded by the coding sequence ATGAAAAAAGAGTCATTAGCAAAAAGATATGGAATTGCCTTATCTTATATTGCGGTATCAGTAGTTTCGTTATTAATTTTTTGGGCCCTTTCACTAACAGGTGTAGGTGCTTTTGTAGGGATTTTTAATGCGTATAAATTGATCTTTCCGTTAGTTGTTTCTATTTCTGTAGCAACTGGGATTGGATTTGATCACAGTGGTGCTTCTGCTTTAGCTGGAGCTGTCGGTTACTTAGTGTTTGGGTCTTCATTTTCAGTCTTAGTTGATCCTAAAACAGCATTTCTAGTAACATCTCCGATTAAATTATTTGGTTCAGTAGGATCAGATCAACTCTTCTTTATCCTTTGTGGATTGTTCATGGGAATTGTTGCAGGCGTATTGTATAACAAATTTTACAACATCAAAATGCCAGAATGGTTGGCCTTCTTTGGTGGACGTCGTTTCGTTCCAATCGTAACCAGCGTTGTCGCTTTGTTTATCGGTTCATTTATTGCCAACGTTGTTATTCCACATTTATAA
- a CDS encoding BglG family transcription antiterminator yields the protein MKIKKVFNQNAVLVADGAIEKVAIGKGIGFNKKKNDLVHERDIEQMFVMETEQENFQQLLSQIDEVYFFASERIIEHAETILKEKLNEHIHIALADHIAFAMDRLKNGIIVQNKLRKEIEVLYSEEFLIAEWAIEYLSTQFGITFTLDEAAYIAIHIHSARTSEYGNNKSIREITMVSEMARVVSEELAIDFTSSEMSLSYSRLVTHLRFVLERFYTKKYHAMDQDVLAIIKKKYDLSYQVALKVSTMLHVDFGISLPEDELGYITIHIERLSNLS from the coding sequence GTGAAAATAAAAAAAGTATTTAATCAAAATGCCGTTCTTGTTGCCGATGGCGCCATTGAAAAAGTGGCAATCGGCAAGGGAATCGGGTTCAATAAAAAAAAGAATGACCTTGTTCATGAACGAGACATTGAGCAAATGTTTGTGATGGAAACTGAACAAGAAAACTTCCAACAATTGTTGTCTCAAATTGATGAAGTCTACTTTTTTGCGTCAGAACGCATTATTGAACACGCTGAAACGATTTTAAAAGAGAAATTAAATGAACACATTCATATTGCATTAGCAGATCATATCGCCTTTGCGATGGATCGGTTAAAAAATGGCATCATTGTTCAAAATAAATTGCGTAAAGAAATCGAAGTGCTTTATAGTGAAGAATTTTTAATCGCTGAATGGGCAATTGAGTATCTTTCAACGCAATTTGGAATTACCTTTACATTAGATGAAGCGGCTTATATTGCAATTCATATTCATAGTGCTAGAACGAGTGAGTATGGAAACAATAAAAGTATTCGTGAAATCACTATGGTTTCAGAGATGGCTCGTGTGGTAAGTGAAGAATTAGCAATTGATTTCACTAGTTCGGAGATGAGTTTGTCTTATTCTCGTTTAGTAACTCATTTAAGATTTGTTTTAGAACGATTTTATACAAAAAAATATCATGCGATGGATCAAGATGTATTAGCCATTATTAAAAAGAAGTACGACCTTAGTTATCAAGTAGCATTAAAGGTTTCTACGATGCTACATGTGGATTTTGGGATTAGTCTGCCTGAAGATGAGTTAGGCTACATCACGATTCATATTGAGCGACTAAGTAATTTATCATGA
- a CDS encoding PTS sugar transporter subunit IIA, whose amino-acid sequence MGLFFNKKKKEEVVEVAGVNEALVAIADGKILPINEVPDPVFAEKMMGEGFAVEPTSDVIVAPIGGTLVQVADTLHAYGIQAESGVEVLIHVGLDTVALQGKGFDAQVKVGDVVKKGGPLVKIDREFLIANAPSIITPVIVTNGNIESYNYDFKGSGEAVAGETVAMVVSKA is encoded by the coding sequence ATGGGTTTATTTTTTAACAAGAAGAAAAAAGAAGAAGTAGTTGAGGTTGCAGGTGTAAATGAAGCATTAGTTGCAATTGCAGATGGTAAAATTTTACCAATCAATGAAGTACCAGATCCTGTTTTTGCTGAAAAAATGATGGGTGAAGGTTTTGCGGTAGAACCAACTTCAGATGTTATCGTAGCACCAATTGGCGGAACATTAGTACAAGTTGCGGATACTTTACACGCATACGGCATTCAAGCAGAAAGTGGCGTAGAAGTGTTAATTCATGTTGGATTGGATACTGTTGCCTTACAAGGTAAAGGATTTGATGCGCAAGTGAAAGTGGGAGACGTTGTAAAAAAAGGCGGCCCATTAGTAAAAATCGATCGCGAATTTTTAATTGCAAATGCACCAAGCATTATCACGCCGGTAATCGTAACAAATGGCAATATTGAGTCTTATAACTATGACTTCAAGGGAAGTGGCGAAGCTGTAGCTGGTGAAACAGTTGCAATGGTGGTTTCTAAAGCCTAA